The DNA window GCGGCGGCATCTCGCCGATCAACGGTTCATTGGTGGAAGTCAACAGACCCACATCTTCTGGTATCCGTAACCCGTTCCGGCGGCACGCATGGACCACATAACGGGCCGTCACATCGTTGGCCGCCACCAGCAGACCGATCGGCGTTTTCCATCCGGCAATCCAATCGTCGAGCATCTGCTGGAACCGGACCCAACTGTTCGCACTGCGGTAGAACAGTCGCGGAGCGCTGGCGAAAGTGCACTCGGCGCCCAGTTCCTCAATGGCCGCGTGGAAGGACTGGGTCATCTCCCGGTGCGCCCTTTCCCGGGGAGAGGACAGACAGGCGAACTGCCGGAAACCACGATCGGCCAGATGCCCGCACGCCTGGCGACCAACGGCGGCAAAGTCGGGAAACACGCCCGGCAACCGATCGACCTCGGGCGAGTTCAGCCAGACGTTCACCAGCGGCACGCCCGCTTCCCAGGCCATCTGCGCCAGCGGACTCGACGCCCTGGCGATCAGCCCGTCGTAGCCGGTCAGCTGCTCTGGCCAGGATCCGCCGGACCCGTGAATGCATTCGTCAATCTCGCACAGCCAGTCGCCGGCGTCGCGGGCAAAGTGCTGCGTGCCGGCGAACACATCCACATGCCGGCGGTACGGCCACATCAGCTCCAGCATGATTCCCAC is part of the Lignipirellula cremea genome and encodes:
- a CDS encoding substrate-binding domain-containing protein, with protein sequence MAPLRVGIMLELMWPYRRHVDVFAGTQHFARDAGDWLCEIDECIHGSGGSWPEQLTGYDGLIARASSPLAQMAWEAGVPLVNVWLNSPEVDRLPGVFPDFAAVGRQACGHLADRGFRQFACLSSPRERAHREMTQSFHAAIEELGAECTFASAPRLFYRSANSWVRFQQMLDDWIAGWKTPIGLLVAANDVTARYVVHACRRNGLRIPEDVGLLTSTNEPLIGEMPPPSLTSVEVNYEQIGYQAAQLLDRLMRGGEADPLHRFLSPTGIIARDSTDFFAVDDETVAIAMRHIERHTRQGLAVDDVAAAVGVSRRTLERRFQTATGRSVAAEIRRLRVLKAKRLLAETELLVKQIAHETGFRDSIRLHEVFVRETGQTPSDYRRTVRGEA